A DNA window from Anaerocolumna sp. AGMB13020 contains the following coding sequences:
- a CDS encoding deoxyguanosinetriphosphate triphosphohydrolase: MNWNELLSLETQVEREKEPETFEKYPISDLEKDYKSIISSAAFRRLQDKTQVFPLDKSDFVRTRLTHSIEVSTIARQLGIMITRNTTPYLQEFFKNNSEVTDEIPVILSCAGLLHDIGNPPFGHFGEVVIGEWFKKEFKNDNFRYKGRPVAEILHKQMRLDLENFEGNAQALRILSKVMNRQEGYEVNLTYGVVNTLIKYPTSSLEYNYEDEDIKKHKLGYFYSEKSTIDLITSVTGTRKEKEYVRHPLVYLMEAADDIAYSTADLEDAVKKGLITTEQFIEYFERESMEITNPFQKKYSQELIDDLKNRMDASRSVEKDLIAFQKWMERVRMWLMYAASYRFSKSYDDIMEGVFKNDLFYDTNHQESLRILKGAMSEFVYDNKGIIKLELSAKKIISSLLDDFVYAALHWQAESKTEEAEYKLSKADKKLINIISSNYKEDYLCAKTDDEAENLYLRFLMVTDYISGMTDSYAKNLYQELNGI; the protein is encoded by the coding sequence ATGAATTGGAATGAATTATTATCATTAGAGACCCAGGTTGAAAGAGAGAAAGAACCTGAAACTTTTGAAAAGTATCCCATAAGTGATTTGGAAAAGGATTATAAATCGATTATATCCAGCGCAGCATTTAGAAGATTACAAGATAAGACACAGGTATTTCCGCTGGATAAGAGTGATTTTGTCAGAACAAGACTGACACACTCCATTGAGGTCTCTACAATTGCAAGACAGCTGGGAATCATGATAACCAGAAATACGACTCCATATTTGCAGGAGTTTTTTAAGAATAACAGTGAAGTTACAGATGAAATACCAGTAATATTATCCTGTGCAGGATTGTTACATGACATTGGAAATCCGCCTTTTGGGCACTTTGGTGAAGTGGTTATAGGGGAATGGTTTAAGAAAGAATTCAAAAATGATAATTTCAGATACAAAGGCAGGCCTGTTGCCGAAATTCTGCATAAACAGATGCGGTTGGACCTGGAGAATTTCGAAGGTAATGCCCAGGCATTAAGAATTCTGTCTAAAGTAATGAACAGGCAAGAAGGTTATGAAGTAAATCTGACTTATGGTGTAGTAAATACGCTTATCAAATATCCAACCTCCTCTTTGGAATATAATTATGAGGATGAGGATATCAAGAAGCATAAACTTGGATATTTTTATTCAGAAAAAAGTACAATTGACCTGATTACTTCTGTAACGGGAACCAGGAAGGAGAAAGAATATGTACGCCATCCTCTTGTGTATTTAATGGAGGCGGCAGATGATATAGCATATTCAACTGCTGATTTAGAAGATGCAGTGAAGAAAGGATTGATTACTACAGAACAGTTCATTGAATACTTTGAAAGAGAGAGTATGGAAATCACTAATCCATTTCAAAAGAAATACTCCCAAGAGTTAATTGACGATCTAAAAAATCGTATGGATGCTAGCAGAAGTGTAGAAAAAGACCTAATTGCTTTTCAGAAGTGGATGGAACGTGTAAGGATGTGGTTGATGTATGCGGCTTCCTACAGATTTTCGAAAAGCTATGACGACATCATGGAGGGAGTATTTAAGAATGATTTGTTCTATGATACCAACCATCAGGAATCATTACGAATTCTAAAGGGAGCAATGAGTGAATTTGTATATGATAATAAAGGAATCATAAAGCTGGAATTATCAGCAAAGAAAATTATTAGTTCTTTATTGGATGATTTTGTTTATGCTGCGTTGCATTGGCAGGCAGAAAGTAAAACAGAGGAAGCAGAATATAAATTATCCAAAGCAGATAAGAAGCTCATAAATATCATTTCATCTAATTATAAGGAAGATTATTTGTGTGCAAAAACGGATGATGAAGCAGAGAATCTGTATTTAAGATTTCTTATGGTTACAGATTACATCAGCGGAATGACAGATTCCTATGCAAAAAATCTTTATCAGGAGCTAAATGGAATCTAA